From Sparus aurata chromosome 9, fSpaAur1.1, whole genome shotgun sequence, a single genomic window includes:
- the kiaa2012 gene encoding uncharacterized protein KIAA2012 homolog isoform X3 — protein MKDLSLSLLSRGCGRFVSTGRYDGRLDVFLTPQDYYIWKSQVSFLQVSNRGHLHVETESTLPKTYSTRRGPLLLYSQDLVTLETSCHSWTRDRKQRVVRRYTRRVEPDLGTVKELTAAILSYSKNEFISSRLGPPFFPPFHLAPVPDLHRPSPPPIHTTQEQSSQELLVGLNTEWLPAEPNAQQDENQPKDEEEEQWKRIRQDVFLQVPCISRAPSPQIQHQPCARSDSMISDEEPQTYSDMSQQHTEVSRQTEVNTHSLGGELHHPNMICVPDMADDQNCSNQNSETTSDNGNYERSVNANRHGLLPPLTERHSVCHGPCWEKTGRPRLKGTSSDEHFAQPLPPIAESCAVDPGWAVRAQTQKAARPSAETFGCQSQENLNRLHQQLLFPPLLFPGKEEEINGKQRGRGEKQTERQNFKKDPEVQGGGGGGGGGGRLPSEKGSVILLEPGEEPPPPVGVLGCVAGWRGLGKQSSLAFLQNPLSDLQDPCEANRGVVRGIVPLELRDLQNGKSVGSLILGPDGEIIQLSLYDSSHNPPQGACDTQEQALQVLSAEGETLPWVIVLQPENTQAACAEGEVELNTDVPEGDIQQHQSELVDLQSDKNAYTPSRHTDPVAVTQEKKSPEAVGETRKAPKKDAKNNVRLPPLREPRRGHAEAEEDDKQEERGGTQQSSHLSGSHQPSLPREKLQVKDDASSFSEQNINSKEARTEDAVDQKRRNTKRRDTQDVKTVSADTEGQKTSRTRKEGRRQRHKTESDAAQSTRSQKQEEKTNREAAETKKQSALPPEKKTTHRQEEMEAKVNREKEEQGEVTGQKEDSDGRRRRGRLKHKELVTDNHGKEELDINKEMEEGSHLKYTKRSSATQRSNNKTETKSESLNPEEDTDRDHLSSSADRHSSVQSVSSLRSTAAASRSSQRSRRRSADSPCEGAVPTSATGLALSRGRLSSCSTVMVTEEQLMLNTVKPESSRPRKSEEKEEEEAAALRLAQRAERRRLEVERKRREREEEERKQQEREQNEERMKSELEEERRKKAEELRLKRLAEEEERRKREEEEQERARREQAQRERERRRQEERRRQMEQFQRMREEEEQKRKAELELLRLEEQRRQEEESKKLQEMDESERTEYLRRKEQEKEDRRNKEEERRRTEEEAALQAAEEDRLRAELLARQMALLQQQLAFKRGLMFEAEGLEKSQGISRPWIYSYFSLLELLGLSSATAGTSTP, from the exons ATGAAGGATTTGTCCCTGTCATTGCTGAGTCGGGGGTGTGGTCGATTTGTCTCGACAGGGAGATATGACGGACGGCTGGACGTTTTCCTCACACCTCAG GATTACTACATCTGGAAGTCGCAGGTCTCTTTCTTGCAAGTGTCCAACAGAGGTCATCTGCATGTGGAAACAGAGTCAACCCTTCCAAAGACTTACAGCACTCGTAGGGGGCCACTATTACTGTACTCCCag gacttGGTTACTTTAGAAACCAGTTGTCACTCATGGACcagagacaggaagcagcgAGTTGTCAGGCGGTACACTCGCCGAGTGGAACCGGATCTCGGCACAGTCAAGGAACtaacagcagccattttgagCTACAGCAAAAATGAG TTTATCTCCTCAAGACTCGGTCCacccttttttcctccttttcatcTTGCTCCTGTACCAGACCTTCATCGTCCCAGTCCTCCACCCATTCACACCACACAGGAGCAGTCCAGTCAAGAGCTACTTGTAGGGTTGAACACTGAGTGGCTTCCTGCAGAGCCAAACGCTCAGCAAGATGAGAATCAACCTAAAG atgaagaggaggagcagtggaagAGAATCAGGCAGGACGTTTTCCTCCAGGTACCCTGTATATCCAGGGCTCCATCCCCACAGATACAGCATCAGCCCTGTGCACGCTCTGATTCAATGATCTCTGATGAAGAACCTCAG ACTTATTCAGACATGAGTCAGCAGCATACAGAAGTTTCACGTCAAACTGAAGTAAACACGCACAGTCTGGGTGGAGAGCTGCATCATCCAAACATGATCTGTGTCCCTGACATGGCAGATGATCAGAACTGttccaatcagaacagtgagaCGACCAGTGATAATGGCAACTATGAAAGATCAGTGAATGCCAACAGACATG gcctcctccctcctctgacTGAGAGACATTCAGTCTGTCATGGACCCTGCTGGGAAAAGACAGGCAGG CCACGATTGAAGGGCACCAGCAGTGATGAACACTTTGCACAGCCCCTCCCGCCCATAGCAGAGAGTTGTGCTGTTGACCCCGGCTGGGCGGTCCGGGCTCAGACCCAGAAAGCTGCCCGACCAAGTGCAGAAACATTTGGGTGTCAATCCCAAGAAAACCTGAATCGACTCCATCAGCAgcttctgtttcctcctctgctgtttcCCGGGAaggagg AAGAAATAAATGGAaagcaaagaggaagaggagaaaagcaAACGGAGAGACAGAACTTTAAAAAAGACCCAGAAGtgcaaggaggaggaggaggaggaggaggaggaggaaggctaCCCTCCGAGAAAGGCTCTGTGATACTGCTGGAGCCAGGAGAAg AGCCTCCTCCTCCGGTGGGAGTGTTGGGTTGTGTTGCAGGATGGAGAGGCCTGGGCAAGCAGAGCTCTTTGGCCTTCTTACAGAACCCACTGTCTGACCTCCAGGATCCATGCGAGGCTAACAGAGGTGTGGTCAGGGGCATTGTTCCTCTGGAGCTGAGAG ATTTGCAGAACGGCAAATCTGTTGGCAGCCTGATCCTGGGTCCTGATGGGGAGATCATTCAACTGTCACTGTATGACAGCAGCCACAACCCACCTCAGGGTGCCTGCGACACACAGGAGCAAG ctcTCCAGGTTTTGTCTGCAGAGGGAGAGACGTTACCCTGGGTCATTGTCCTGCAGCCTGAAAATACTCAAGcag CGTGtgcagagggagaggtggagtTAAACACAGATGTTCCTGAGGGCGACATCCAGCAACACCAGTCCGAG CTCGTCGATCTTCAGAGTGACAAGAATGCTTACACacccagcagacacacagatccAG TGGCTGTGacccaggaaaaaaagagtCCAGAGGCGGTGGGAGAAACAAGGAAGGCACCAAAAAAGGATGCTAAAAACAATGTTAGGCTGCCTCCACTGAGGGAGCCAAGAAGAGGCCACGCTGAGGCAGAGGAGGACGACAAACAGGAAGAGCGGGGAGGTACACAACAGTCCAGCCATTTGTCTGGATCACATCAGCCAAG TTTGcccagagagaagctgcaggtaAAAGATGACGCATCATCATTCAGCGAGCAGAACATCAACTCAAAGGAAGCAAGAACGGAGGACGCTGTGGACCAAAAGAGGAGGAACACAAAGAGGAGAGACACTCA gGATGTGAAAACAgtgagcgcagacacagagggacagaagaCATCAAGGacgaggaaggaaggaagacgGCAGAGACACAAGACGGAAAGTGATGCTGCTCAATCGACGAGGAGCCagaaacaggaggagaagaCCAACAGAGAAGCTGCAGAGACTAAGAAGCAGTCTGCCCTCCCGCCTGAG aagaagacgacacaCAGGCAGGAAGAGATGGAGGCGAAGGTGAACAGGGAGAAAGAAGAGCAAGGAGAGGTGACAGGGCAGAAAGAAGACTCTGatgggagaaggaggagaggaaggctAAAACACAAAGAGTTAGTTACAG ATAATCATGGGAAAGAGGAGCTGGATATTAACAAGGAAATGGAAGAGGGGTCTCACCTGAAATATACCAAAAGATCCTCTGCAACccagagaagcaacaacaaaaccGAAACTAAATCTGAATCTCTAAATCCAGAGGAGGACACAGACAGGGACCATCTTTCCAGCAGTGCTGACAGACACAGCAGTGTCCAATCAGTGAGCTCACTCAGGtccactgctgctgcatctCGGTCCAGTCAAAGGAGCCGGAGGAGGTCTGCTGACTCTCCCTGTGAGGGGGCAGTGCCCACCAGCGCTACAGGACTCGCCTTATCACGTGGACGCCTGTCATCATGTTCCACTGTCATGGTAACAGAGGAACAGCTGATGCTGAACACAGTAAAGCCAGAG tcaTCCAGGCCCAGAAAGagtgaggagaaggaggaggaggaggctgcagctcTGCGTCTGGCCCAGCGAGCAGAGAGACGGAGGCTagaggtggagaggaagaggagggagcgggaggaagaggagaggaagcagcaggaAAGGGAGCAGAAtgaggagaggatgaagagcgagctggaggaggagaggagaaaaaaagctgAGGAGCTCAG GCTGAAGAGGCTggcggaggaggaagagaggaggaaacgCGAGGAAGAAGAGCAGGAGCGAGCGAGACGCGAACAGgcgcaaagagaaagagagaggaggaggcaggaggagaggaggcggcAGATGGAGCAATTccagaggatgagagaggaggaggaacagaagaggaaag CTGAACTAGAGCTTCTGCGCctggaagagcagaggaggcaggaggaggagagcaagaAGCTCCAGGAGATGGATGAGAGTGAGAGGACAGAGTACCTCCGCaggaaggagcaggagaaggaggacagAAGGAACAAGGAAGAGGAGCGTAGAAGGACAGAAGAAGAGGCCGCCCTTCAGGCCGCAGAGGAGGACAGGCTGCGGGCCGAGCTGCTGGCCAG ACAGATGGCGCTcttgcagcagcagttagcctTTAAAAGGGGTCTCATGTTCGAGGCTGAAGGGCTGGAAAAAAGCCAGGGTATCTCCAGACCGTGGATCTACTCTTACTTCTCTCTGTTAGAGCTGCTGGGCCTGAGCTCAGCTACAGCTGGGACCTCGACCCCCTGA
- the kiaa2012 gene encoding uncharacterized protein KIAA2012 homolog isoform X4: MKDLSLSLLSRGCGRFVSTGRYDGRLDVFLTPQDYYIWKSQVSFLQVSNRGHLHVETESTLPKTYSTRRGPLLLYSQDLVTLETSCHSWTRDRKQRVVRRYTRRVEPDLGTVKELTAAILSYSKNEFISSRLGPPFFPPFHLAPVPDLHRPSPPPIHTTQEQSSQELLVGLNTEWLPAEPNAQQDENQPKDEEEEQWKRIRQDVFLQVPCISRAPSPQIQHQPCARSDSMISDEEPQTYSDMSQQHTEVSRQTEVNTHSLGGELHHPNMICVPDMADDQNCSNQNSETTSDNGNYERSVNANRHGLLPPLTERHSVCHGPCWEKTGRPRLKGTSSDEHFAQPLPPIAESCAVDPGWAVRAQTQKAARPSAETFGCQSQENLNRLHQQLLFPPLLFPGKEEEINGKQRGRGEKQTERQNFKKDPEVQGGGGGGGGGGRLPSEKGSVILLEPGEEPPPPVGVLGCVAGWRGLGKQSSLAFLQNPLSDLQDPCEANRGVVRGIVPLELRDLQNGKSVGSLILGPDGEIIQLSLYDSSHNPPQGACDTQEQALQVLSAEGETLPWVIVLQPENTQAACAEGEVELNTDVPEGDIQQHQSESDKNAYTPSRHTDPVAVTQEKKSPEAVGETRKAPKKDAKNNVRLPPLREPRRGHAEAEEDDKQEERGGTQQSSHLSGSHQPSLPREKLQVKDDASSFSEQNINSKEARTEDAVDQKRRNTKRRDTQDVKTVSADTEGQKTSRTRKEGRRQRHKTESDAAQSTRSQKQEEKTNREAAETKKQSALPPEKKKTTHRQEEMEAKVNREKEEQGEVTGQKEDSDGRRRRGRLKHKELVTDNHGKEELDINKEMEEGSHLKYTKRSSATQRSNNKTETKSESLNPEEDTDRDHLSSSADRHSSVQSVSSLRSTAAASRSSQRSRRRSADSPCEGAVPTSATGLALSRGRLSSCSTVMVTEEQLMLNTVKPESSRPRKSEEKEEEEAAALRLAQRAERRRLEVERKRREREEEERKQQEREQNEERMKSELEEERRKKAEELRLKRLAEEEERRKREEEEQERARREQAQRERERRRQEERRRQMEQFQRMREEEEQKRKAELELLRLEEQRRQEEESKKLQEMDESERTEYLRRKEQEKEDRRNKEEERRRTEEEAALQAAEEDRLRAELLARQMALLQQQLAFKRGLMFEAEGLEKSQGISRPWIYSYFSLLELLGLSSATAGTSTP; the protein is encoded by the exons ATGAAGGATTTGTCCCTGTCATTGCTGAGTCGGGGGTGTGGTCGATTTGTCTCGACAGGGAGATATGACGGACGGCTGGACGTTTTCCTCACACCTCAG GATTACTACATCTGGAAGTCGCAGGTCTCTTTCTTGCAAGTGTCCAACAGAGGTCATCTGCATGTGGAAACAGAGTCAACCCTTCCAAAGACTTACAGCACTCGTAGGGGGCCACTATTACTGTACTCCCag gacttGGTTACTTTAGAAACCAGTTGTCACTCATGGACcagagacaggaagcagcgAGTTGTCAGGCGGTACACTCGCCGAGTGGAACCGGATCTCGGCACAGTCAAGGAACtaacagcagccattttgagCTACAGCAAAAATGAG TTTATCTCCTCAAGACTCGGTCCacccttttttcctccttttcatcTTGCTCCTGTACCAGACCTTCATCGTCCCAGTCCTCCACCCATTCACACCACACAGGAGCAGTCCAGTCAAGAGCTACTTGTAGGGTTGAACACTGAGTGGCTTCCTGCAGAGCCAAACGCTCAGCAAGATGAGAATCAACCTAAAG atgaagaggaggagcagtggaagAGAATCAGGCAGGACGTTTTCCTCCAGGTACCCTGTATATCCAGGGCTCCATCCCCACAGATACAGCATCAGCCCTGTGCACGCTCTGATTCAATGATCTCTGATGAAGAACCTCAG ACTTATTCAGACATGAGTCAGCAGCATACAGAAGTTTCACGTCAAACTGAAGTAAACACGCACAGTCTGGGTGGAGAGCTGCATCATCCAAACATGATCTGTGTCCCTGACATGGCAGATGATCAGAACTGttccaatcagaacagtgagaCGACCAGTGATAATGGCAACTATGAAAGATCAGTGAATGCCAACAGACATG gcctcctccctcctctgacTGAGAGACATTCAGTCTGTCATGGACCCTGCTGGGAAAAGACAGGCAGG CCACGATTGAAGGGCACCAGCAGTGATGAACACTTTGCACAGCCCCTCCCGCCCATAGCAGAGAGTTGTGCTGTTGACCCCGGCTGGGCGGTCCGGGCTCAGACCCAGAAAGCTGCCCGACCAAGTGCAGAAACATTTGGGTGTCAATCCCAAGAAAACCTGAATCGACTCCATCAGCAgcttctgtttcctcctctgctgtttcCCGGGAaggagg AAGAAATAAATGGAaagcaaagaggaagaggagaaaagcaAACGGAGAGACAGAACTTTAAAAAAGACCCAGAAGtgcaaggaggaggaggaggaggaggaggaggaggaaggctaCCCTCCGAGAAAGGCTCTGTGATACTGCTGGAGCCAGGAGAAg AGCCTCCTCCTCCGGTGGGAGTGTTGGGTTGTGTTGCAGGATGGAGAGGCCTGGGCAAGCAGAGCTCTTTGGCCTTCTTACAGAACCCACTGTCTGACCTCCAGGATCCATGCGAGGCTAACAGAGGTGTGGTCAGGGGCATTGTTCCTCTGGAGCTGAGAG ATTTGCAGAACGGCAAATCTGTTGGCAGCCTGATCCTGGGTCCTGATGGGGAGATCATTCAACTGTCACTGTATGACAGCAGCCACAACCCACCTCAGGGTGCCTGCGACACACAGGAGCAAG ctcTCCAGGTTTTGTCTGCAGAGGGAGAGACGTTACCCTGGGTCATTGTCCTGCAGCCTGAAAATACTCAAGcag CGTGtgcagagggagaggtggagtTAAACACAGATGTTCCTGAGGGCGACATCCAGCAACACCAGTCCGAG AGTGACAAGAATGCTTACACacccagcagacacacagatccAG TGGCTGTGacccaggaaaaaaagagtCCAGAGGCGGTGGGAGAAACAAGGAAGGCACCAAAAAAGGATGCTAAAAACAATGTTAGGCTGCCTCCACTGAGGGAGCCAAGAAGAGGCCACGCTGAGGCAGAGGAGGACGACAAACAGGAAGAGCGGGGAGGTACACAACAGTCCAGCCATTTGTCTGGATCACATCAGCCAAG TTTGcccagagagaagctgcaggtaAAAGATGACGCATCATCATTCAGCGAGCAGAACATCAACTCAAAGGAAGCAAGAACGGAGGACGCTGTGGACCAAAAGAGGAGGAACACAAAGAGGAGAGACACTCA gGATGTGAAAACAgtgagcgcagacacagagggacagaagaCATCAAGGacgaggaaggaaggaagacgGCAGAGACACAAGACGGAAAGTGATGCTGCTCAATCGACGAGGAGCCagaaacaggaggagaagaCCAACAGAGAAGCTGCAGAGACTAAGAAGCAGTCTGCCCTCCCGCCTGAG aagaagaagacgacacaCAGGCAGGAAGAGATGGAGGCGAAGGTGAACAGGGAGAAAGAAGAGCAAGGAGAGGTGACAGGGCAGAAAGAAGACTCTGatgggagaaggaggagaggaaggctAAAACACAAAGAGTTAGTTACAG ATAATCATGGGAAAGAGGAGCTGGATATTAACAAGGAAATGGAAGAGGGGTCTCACCTGAAATATACCAAAAGATCCTCTGCAACccagagaagcaacaacaaaaccGAAACTAAATCTGAATCTCTAAATCCAGAGGAGGACACAGACAGGGACCATCTTTCCAGCAGTGCTGACAGACACAGCAGTGTCCAATCAGTGAGCTCACTCAGGtccactgctgctgcatctCGGTCCAGTCAAAGGAGCCGGAGGAGGTCTGCTGACTCTCCCTGTGAGGGGGCAGTGCCCACCAGCGCTACAGGACTCGCCTTATCACGTGGACGCCTGTCATCATGTTCCACTGTCATGGTAACAGAGGAACAGCTGATGCTGAACACAGTAAAGCCAGAG tcaTCCAGGCCCAGAAAGagtgaggagaaggaggaggaggaggctgcagctcTGCGTCTGGCCCAGCGAGCAGAGAGACGGAGGCTagaggtggagaggaagaggagggagcgggaggaagaggagaggaagcagcaggaAAGGGAGCAGAAtgaggagaggatgaagagcgagctggaggaggagaggagaaaaaaagctgAGGAGCTCAG GCTGAAGAGGCTggcggaggaggaagagaggaggaaacgCGAGGAAGAAGAGCAGGAGCGAGCGAGACGCGAACAGgcgcaaagagaaagagagaggaggaggcaggaggagaggaggcggcAGATGGAGCAATTccagaggatgagagaggaggaggaacagaagaggaaag CTGAACTAGAGCTTCTGCGCctggaagagcagaggaggcaggaggaggagagcaagaAGCTCCAGGAGATGGATGAGAGTGAGAGGACAGAGTACCTCCGCaggaaggagcaggagaaggaggacagAAGGAACAAGGAAGAGGAGCGTAGAAGGACAGAAGAAGAGGCCGCCCTTCAGGCCGCAGAGGAGGACAGGCTGCGGGCCGAGCTGCTGGCCAG ACAGATGGCGCTcttgcagcagcagttagcctTTAAAAGGGGTCTCATGTTCGAGGCTGAAGGGCTGGAAAAAAGCCAGGGTATCTCCAGACCGTGGATCTACTCTTACTTCTCTCTGTTAGAGCTGCTGGGCCTGAGCTCAGCTACAGCTGGGACCTCGACCCCCTGA
- the kiaa2012 gene encoding uncharacterized protein KIAA2012 homolog isoform X1, with the protein MKDLSLSLLSRGCGRFVSTGRYDGRLDVFLTPQDYYIWKSQVSFLQVSNRGHLHVETESTLPKTYSTRRGPLLLYSQDLVTLETSCHSWTRDRKQRVVRRYTRRVEPDLGTVKELTAAILSYSKNEFISSRLGPPFFPPFHLAPVPDLHRPSPPPIHTTQEQSSQELLVGLNTEWLPAEPNAQQDENQPKDEEEEQWKRIRQDVFLQVPCISRAPSPQIQHQPCARSDSMISDEEPQTYSDMSQQHTEVSRQTEVNTHSLGGELHHPNMICVPDMADDQNCSNQNSETTSDNGNYERSVNANRHGLLPPLTERHSVCHGPCWEKTGRPRLKGTSSDEHFAQPLPPIAESCAVDPGWAVRAQTQKAARPSAETFGCQSQENLNRLHQQLLFPPLLFPGKEEEINGKQRGRGEKQTERQNFKKDPEVQGGGGGGGGGGRLPSEKGSVILLEPGEEPPPPVGVLGCVAGWRGLGKQSSLAFLQNPLSDLQDPCEANRGVVRGIVPLELRDLQNGKSVGSLILGPDGEIIQLSLYDSSHNPPQGACDTQEQALQVLSAEGETLPWVIVLQPENTQAACAEGEVELNTDVPEGDIQQHQSELVDLQSDKNAYTPSRHTDPVAVTQEKKSPEAVGETRKAPKKDAKNNVRLPPLREPRRGHAEAEEDDKQEERGGTQQSSHLSGSHQPSLPREKLQVKDDASSFSEQNINSKEARTEDAVDQKRRNTKRRDTQDVKTVSADTEGQKTSRTRKEGRRQRHKTESDAAQSTRSQKQEEKTNREAAETKKQSALPPEKKKTTHRQEEMEAKVNREKEEQGEVTGQKEDSDGRRRRGRLKHKELVTDNHGKEELDINKEMEEGSHLKYTKRSSATQRSNNKTETKSESLNPEEDTDRDHLSSSADRHSSVQSVSSLRSTAAASRSSQRSRRRSADSPCEGAVPTSATGLALSRGRLSSCSTVMVTEEQLMLNTVKPESSRPRKSEEKEEEEAAALRLAQRAERRRLEVERKRREREEEERKQQEREQNEERMKSELEEERRKKAEELRLKRLAEEEERRKREEEEQERARREQAQRERERRRQEERRRQMEQFQRMREEEEQKRKAELELLRLEEQRRQEEESKKLQEMDESERTEYLRRKEQEKEDRRNKEEERRRTEEEAALQAAEEDRLRAELLARQMALLQQQLAFKRGLMFEAEGLEKSQGISRPWIYSYFSLLELLGLSSATAGTSTP; encoded by the exons ATGAAGGATTTGTCCCTGTCATTGCTGAGTCGGGGGTGTGGTCGATTTGTCTCGACAGGGAGATATGACGGACGGCTGGACGTTTTCCTCACACCTCAG GATTACTACATCTGGAAGTCGCAGGTCTCTTTCTTGCAAGTGTCCAACAGAGGTCATCTGCATGTGGAAACAGAGTCAACCCTTCCAAAGACTTACAGCACTCGTAGGGGGCCACTATTACTGTACTCCCag gacttGGTTACTTTAGAAACCAGTTGTCACTCATGGACcagagacaggaagcagcgAGTTGTCAGGCGGTACACTCGCCGAGTGGAACCGGATCTCGGCACAGTCAAGGAACtaacagcagccattttgagCTACAGCAAAAATGAG TTTATCTCCTCAAGACTCGGTCCacccttttttcctccttttcatcTTGCTCCTGTACCAGACCTTCATCGTCCCAGTCCTCCACCCATTCACACCACACAGGAGCAGTCCAGTCAAGAGCTACTTGTAGGGTTGAACACTGAGTGGCTTCCTGCAGAGCCAAACGCTCAGCAAGATGAGAATCAACCTAAAG atgaagaggaggagcagtggaagAGAATCAGGCAGGACGTTTTCCTCCAGGTACCCTGTATATCCAGGGCTCCATCCCCACAGATACAGCATCAGCCCTGTGCACGCTCTGATTCAATGATCTCTGATGAAGAACCTCAG ACTTATTCAGACATGAGTCAGCAGCATACAGAAGTTTCACGTCAAACTGAAGTAAACACGCACAGTCTGGGTGGAGAGCTGCATCATCCAAACATGATCTGTGTCCCTGACATGGCAGATGATCAGAACTGttccaatcagaacagtgagaCGACCAGTGATAATGGCAACTATGAAAGATCAGTGAATGCCAACAGACATG gcctcctccctcctctgacTGAGAGACATTCAGTCTGTCATGGACCCTGCTGGGAAAAGACAGGCAGG CCACGATTGAAGGGCACCAGCAGTGATGAACACTTTGCACAGCCCCTCCCGCCCATAGCAGAGAGTTGTGCTGTTGACCCCGGCTGGGCGGTCCGGGCTCAGACCCAGAAAGCTGCCCGACCAAGTGCAGAAACATTTGGGTGTCAATCCCAAGAAAACCTGAATCGACTCCATCAGCAgcttctgtttcctcctctgctgtttcCCGGGAaggagg AAGAAATAAATGGAaagcaaagaggaagaggagaaaagcaAACGGAGAGACAGAACTTTAAAAAAGACCCAGAAGtgcaaggaggaggaggaggaggaggaggaggaggaaggctaCCCTCCGAGAAAGGCTCTGTGATACTGCTGGAGCCAGGAGAAg AGCCTCCTCCTCCGGTGGGAGTGTTGGGTTGTGTTGCAGGATGGAGAGGCCTGGGCAAGCAGAGCTCTTTGGCCTTCTTACAGAACCCACTGTCTGACCTCCAGGATCCATGCGAGGCTAACAGAGGTGTGGTCAGGGGCATTGTTCCTCTGGAGCTGAGAG ATTTGCAGAACGGCAAATCTGTTGGCAGCCTGATCCTGGGTCCTGATGGGGAGATCATTCAACTGTCACTGTATGACAGCAGCCACAACCCACCTCAGGGTGCCTGCGACACACAGGAGCAAG ctcTCCAGGTTTTGTCTGCAGAGGGAGAGACGTTACCCTGGGTCATTGTCCTGCAGCCTGAAAATACTCAAGcag CGTGtgcagagggagaggtggagtTAAACACAGATGTTCCTGAGGGCGACATCCAGCAACACCAGTCCGAG CTCGTCGATCTTCAGAGTGACAAGAATGCTTACACacccagcagacacacagatccAG TGGCTGTGacccaggaaaaaaagagtCCAGAGGCGGTGGGAGAAACAAGGAAGGCACCAAAAAAGGATGCTAAAAACAATGTTAGGCTGCCTCCACTGAGGGAGCCAAGAAGAGGCCACGCTGAGGCAGAGGAGGACGACAAACAGGAAGAGCGGGGAGGTACACAACAGTCCAGCCATTTGTCTGGATCACATCAGCCAAG TTTGcccagagagaagctgcaggtaAAAGATGACGCATCATCATTCAGCGAGCAGAACATCAACTCAAAGGAAGCAAGAACGGAGGACGCTGTGGACCAAAAGAGGAGGAACACAAAGAGGAGAGACACTCA gGATGTGAAAACAgtgagcgcagacacagagggacagaagaCATCAAGGacgaggaaggaaggaagacgGCAGAGACACAAGACGGAAAGTGATGCTGCTCAATCGACGAGGAGCCagaaacaggaggagaagaCCAACAGAGAAGCTGCAGAGACTAAGAAGCAGTCTGCCCTCCCGCCTGAG aagaagaagacgacacaCAGGCAGGAAGAGATGGAGGCGAAGGTGAACAGGGAGAAAGAAGAGCAAGGAGAGGTGACAGGGCAGAAAGAAGACTCTGatgggagaaggaggagaggaaggctAAAACACAAAGAGTTAGTTACAG ATAATCATGGGAAAGAGGAGCTGGATATTAACAAGGAAATGGAAGAGGGGTCTCACCTGAAATATACCAAAAGATCCTCTGCAACccagagaagcaacaacaaaaccGAAACTAAATCTGAATCTCTAAATCCAGAGGAGGACACAGACAGGGACCATCTTTCCAGCAGTGCTGACAGACACAGCAGTGTCCAATCAGTGAGCTCACTCAGGtccactgctgctgcatctCGGTCCAGTCAAAGGAGCCGGAGGAGGTCTGCTGACTCTCCCTGTGAGGGGGCAGTGCCCACCAGCGCTACAGGACTCGCCTTATCACGTGGACGCCTGTCATCATGTTCCACTGTCATGGTAACAGAGGAACAGCTGATGCTGAACACAGTAAAGCCAGAG tcaTCCAGGCCCAGAAAGagtgaggagaaggaggaggaggaggctgcagctcTGCGTCTGGCCCAGCGAGCAGAGAGACGGAGGCTagaggtggagaggaagaggagggagcgggaggaagaggagaggaagcagcaggaAAGGGAGCAGAAtgaggagaggatgaagagcgagctggaggaggagaggagaaaaaaagctgAGGAGCTCAG GCTGAAGAGGCTggcggaggaggaagagaggaggaaacgCGAGGAAGAAGAGCAGGAGCGAGCGAGACGCGAACAGgcgcaaagagaaagagagaggaggaggcaggaggagaggaggcggcAGATGGAGCAATTccagaggatgagagaggaggaggaacagaagaggaaag CTGAACTAGAGCTTCTGCGCctggaagagcagaggaggcaggaggaggagagcaagaAGCTCCAGGAGATGGATGAGAGTGAGAGGACAGAGTACCTCCGCaggaaggagcaggagaaggaggacagAAGGAACAAGGAAGAGGAGCGTAGAAGGACAGAAGAAGAGGCCGCCCTTCAGGCCGCAGAGGAGGACAGGCTGCGGGCCGAGCTGCTGGCCAG ACAGATGGCGCTcttgcagcagcagttagcctTTAAAAGGGGTCTCATGTTCGAGGCTGAAGGGCTGGAAAAAAGCCAGGGTATCTCCAGACCGTGGATCTACTCTTACTTCTCTCTGTTAGAGCTGCTGGGCCTGAGCTCAGCTACAGCTGGGACCTCGACCCCCTGA